The proteins below are encoded in one region of Spartinivicinus poritis:
- a CDS encoding helicase-related protein: MRLHVALTYSYREAVADDWLIDHEPPIRYETLLTQQGIHFDKGEEVSTINTQTGEVELSELEDEVHFEVETFNRRVITENFNRVICQQLAQEIDPLGEEKTMIFCATDLHADMVKRLLDEAFKDIYGDEYNEAAVRKIKGQSDKVNQLISQYKNDRYPNIAITVDLLTTGIDVPNICHLVFLRRVKSRILYEQMVGRATRRCDNIGKTVFKIYDPVDIYASLQEVSSMKPLVKDTNITIEQLTGELINPQCLEQSLATPGEQPNTSHADDVLNGLNQKIMRIMRKAAKQSEQNPALKQRLSTLEDAWGVAPEKLHQHFHDLGPQGAADFLRKHEQLLTQLEEVKKLTASNNRPVIPDHHDELLGREQSYGEYTKPQDYLDSFSTFVRSQVNQSTALAAVVNKPKDLTRE; encoded by the coding sequence ATGCGACTTCATGTCGCACTTACCTATTCTTACCGAGAAGCCGTGGCTGATGATTGGCTAATCGATCATGAGCCCCCCATTCGCTATGAAACATTACTGACGCAGCAAGGCATTCATTTTGATAAAGGTGAAGAAGTATCCACTATTAATACTCAAACCGGTGAGGTTGAACTATCAGAGCTAGAAGATGAAGTGCATTTTGAAGTAGAAACCTTCAACCGTCGGGTAATTACAGAGAACTTTAATCGAGTGATTTGCCAACAATTAGCACAGGAAATAGACCCGCTTGGTGAAGAAAAAACGATGATTTTCTGCGCTACAGATCTTCATGCTGATATGGTCAAGCGTTTGTTAGATGAAGCATTTAAAGACATTTATGGGGATGAATATAACGAAGCAGCTGTTCGGAAAATAAAGGGCCAAAGCGACAAGGTTAATCAGCTTATCAGTCAATATAAAAATGATCGCTATCCCAATATTGCGATTACTGTAGACCTGTTAACCACCGGTATTGATGTGCCGAATATATGCCATTTAGTGTTCTTACGCCGAGTAAAATCACGGATTTTATATGAACAAATGGTCGGTCGGGCGACTCGCCGCTGTGACAATATTGGTAAAACCGTATTTAAAATCTATGACCCTGTGGATATTTATGCTTCGTTACAAGAAGTATCCAGTATGAAACCTTTGGTTAAAGACACGAACATCACCATTGAGCAGCTAACTGGAGAGTTAATCAATCCACAATGTTTGGAGCAGTCATTAGCTACTCCTGGCGAGCAACCCAATACCAGCCATGCAGATGATGTGCTGAATGGCTTAAACCAGAAAATTATGCGTATTATGCGTAAAGCGGCCAAGCAATCGGAGCAAAACCCAGCACTTAAACAACGGCTTTCCACACTGGAAGATGCTTGGGGAGTAGCACCTGAAAAGTTGCATCAACACTTTCATGATCTTGGCCCACAGGGTGCTGCTGACTTTCTCCGCAAACATGAGCAGTTGCTGACACAACTAGAAGAAGTCAAAAAGCTAACGGCCTCAAATAATCGTCCGGTTATCCCTGATCATCATGATGAACTGCTAGGGCGTGAGCAAAGTTATGGTGAATACACAAAACCTCAAGATTATCTGGATAGCTTTAGTACCTTTGTTCGAAGCCAGGTCAACCAATCAACGGCGTTAGCTGCCGTGGTAAACAAGCCCAAAGACCTGACCCGCGAGTAG
- a CDS encoding type I restriction-modification enzyme R subunit C-terminal domain-containing protein, with amino-acid sequence MKMLLDQHGYSESHLQSAWRNQTNQDIAAGIIGYIRQAAIGEALVPFEQWVQQAMQHIYGLHSWTAPQRRWLDRLAKQLKHEVVLEKNLLNEAFADHGGVKRLDSILGNKLDSVLDELGECLWMSIQSTQPTVMSIKLDFIDISF; translated from the coding sequence GTGAAAATGCTGCTGGACCAGCATGGCTATTCTGAATCTCACTTGCAAAGCGCTTGGCGTAATCAAACCAACCAAGATATTGCCGCAGGTATTATTGGCTATATCCGTCAAGCCGCCATTGGCGAAGCCCTGGTTCCTTTTGAGCAATGGGTGCAACAGGCGATGCAACATATCTACGGTCTACATAGTTGGACTGCACCACAGCGCCGGTGGTTAGACCGCTTAGCTAAACAGCTTAAGCATGAAGTCGTGCTTGAAAAGAACCTGCTTAATGAGGCTTTTGCTGATCATGGTGGCGTAAAGCGTCTGGATAGCATATTAGGGAACAAGTTGGATTCAGTGCTGGATGAGCTGGGTGAGTGCCTGTGGATGTCGATCCAATCGACACAACCCACTGTCATGTCGATAAAACTGGATTTTATCGATATATCTTTTTGA
- the fic gene encoding protein adenylyltransferase Fic, producing MSWKPDQPYNQLPLLPPSQEAESIQVLKACIPARSALAELKQAGELLPNQGLLINLLPMLEAKDSSEIENIVTTTDKLFRFAAEDTYADHATKEALRYRTALFSGFQSIEKRPLCTNTAIEVCSTIKSSQMDIRKLPDTTLSNHKTGEVIYTPPVGEQQIRDLLSNWEAYLHMDDDIDPLIKMAISHYQFEAIHPFTDGNGRTGRVINILYLIEQGLLTLPILYLSHYIVRHKADYYQLLIDVTSKQSWQAWILFMLKAVEETARWTTHKINAVRDLLEHTSEYTRQQLPKIYSYELLQVIFEQPYCRIQNLVEKDIAKRQTASIYLKQLCEIGVLGEVPAGKEKLFVHPKLMALMTQDNNEFSHYFQSEK from the coding sequence ATGAGCTGGAAACCTGATCAGCCTTATAATCAACTTCCCTTATTGCCTCCATCACAAGAAGCCGAAAGCATCCAAGTCTTAAAAGCTTGCATTCCTGCACGCTCAGCCCTTGCAGAATTAAAGCAAGCAGGAGAGCTATTACCAAATCAAGGTCTATTGATTAATCTGTTACCCATGCTTGAAGCAAAAGACAGCTCTGAAATAGAGAATATTGTGACAACAACAGATAAACTTTTTCGGTTTGCTGCTGAAGACACCTATGCTGATCACGCGACAAAAGAAGCACTTCGTTACCGCACCGCCCTTTTCAGCGGCTTTCAATCAATAGAAAAGCGCCCGCTTTGCACAAACACAGCCATTGAGGTTTGCAGCACTATCAAGTCTAGTCAGATGGATATACGAAAGCTGCCAGATACTACATTATCTAATCATAAAACTGGTGAAGTTATTTACACACCACCTGTCGGCGAGCAACAAATTCGTGATTTGCTTTCTAATTGGGAAGCTTATTTACATATGGATGATGATATTGACCCACTAATTAAAATGGCGATTTCTCATTACCAATTTGAGGCTATTCATCCCTTTACTGATGGTAATGGCCGCACAGGCCGGGTAATAAATATCTTATACTTGATTGAACAAGGATTACTGACTTTACCTATTTTATATCTGAGTCATTATATCGTTCGTCATAAAGCAGACTACTATCAGCTATTAATAGATGTTACCAGCAAGCAAAGCTGGCAAGCCTGGATATTGTTCATGCTAAAGGCTGTCGAAGAAACAGCCAGATGGACCACCCATAAGATCAATGCTGTACGCGATTTACTGGAACATACAAGTGAATATACTCGCCAACAGTTACCCAAAATTTATAGCTACGAGTTGCTGCAAGTTATCTTTGAGCAGCCTTATTGCCGTATTCAAAACCTAGTTGAAAAAGATATTGCTAAGCGTCAAACGGCTTCTATTTATCTCAAGCAACTCTGTGAAATTGGTGTATTAGGAGAAGTACCCGCAGGAAAAGAAAAGCTCTTTGTACATCCAAAACTCATGGCGCTAATGACCCAGGATAACAACGAGTTTTCCCATTATTTTCAATCTGAGAAGTAA
- a CDS encoding type I restriction-modification system subunit M N-terminal domain-containing protein, giving the protein MTHNDIVQKLWNLCDVLRDDGINYSDYVTELVLLLFIKMEHENKEAGLLKKHALPKGGRWVDINSKSGLPLLNTYKQILLNLSQSDDGLIAAIYADAQTRLREPQHLDQMV; this is encoded by the coding sequence ATGACCCACAACGACATCGTACAAAAACTCTGGAATCTCTGTGACGTACTCCGGGATGATGGCATTAATTACAGCGACTACGTAACCGAGCTGGTGCTGTTACTTTTTATAAAAATGGAGCATGAAAACAAAGAAGCAGGCTTGCTTAAAAAGCATGCATTACCCAAAGGGGGGCGCTGGGTTGATATTAATAGCAAAAGCGGCCTTCCCTTGCTGAATACTTACAAGCAAATTCTTTTGAATCTTTCGCAAAGCGATGATGGTTTAATTGCTGCTATTTATGCCGATGCCCAAACCCGTTTGCGTGAGCCGCAACACCTTGATCAAATGGTATAG
- a CDS encoding HsdM family class I SAM-dependent methyltransferase yields MPLPSDTACLLSESTMSLYDFLAITALDSIDWFSAQEDGLGDLYEGLLEKNASETKSGAGQYFTPRPLIDSMVRCIKPLAGETIQDPAAGTAGFLIAADNYIKEQTDDLFDLNAAERRFQKIKRLLVLS; encoded by the coding sequence ATGCCTCTACCCTCAGATACAGCCTGTTTATTGAGCGAATCGACTATGTCACTTTATGATTTTCTAGCTATAACAGCACTAGATAGTATCGACTGGTTTAGTGCACAAGAAGATGGGTTGGGTGATTTGTATGAAGGCTTATTGGAAAAAAATGCCAGCGAAACTAAGTCCGGTGCTGGTCAGTATTTTACCCCTCGCCCACTGATCGATAGTATGGTCCGTTGCATCAAACCTCTAGCGGGTGAAACCATTCAAGATCCAGCCGCCGGAACTGCAGGCTTCTTAATTGCTGCTGATAATTACATTAAAGAACAAACAGATGACCTGTTTGACCTCAACGCAGCAGAACGTCGCTTTCAAAAAATAAAGCGTTTATTGGTGTTGAGTTAG
- a CDS encoding N-6 DNA methylase, with translation MNCLLHGMEGDDEGVVHLGNALGQAGSRLKQSDIVLANPPFGTAKGGDASITRDDLTYKTSNKQLAFLQHIYRTLKPGGQAAVVLPDNVLFEAGVGTDIRRDLMNKCNLHTILRLPTGIFYAQGVKTNVLFFTKGTSKNPLQDENCTKKVWVYDLRTNMPSFSKRNPFSAKHLEAFEKRYGRKADGTSKRTEGCWHWLDEDIEQTQENSRWRYFDRDYIQEQKGDTLDISWMKDRDSIDAADLQRL, from the coding sequence ATGAACTGTTTATTGCATGGCATGGAAGGCGATGATGAAGGTGTTGTGCATTTAGGTAATGCCTTAGGCCAAGCTGGCTCCAGATTAAAGCAGAGCGATATTGTACTAGCCAACCCACCCTTTGGTACTGCCAAAGGGGGTGATGCCAGCATTACCCGTGACGACCTCACCTATAAAACCAGCAATAAGCAGTTAGCCTTTTTGCAACATATTTACCGCACATTAAAACCTGGTGGCCAAGCAGCGGTTGTACTGCCCGATAATGTACTATTCGAAGCAGGAGTAGGTACGGATATTCGCCGAGATTTAATGAACAAGTGCAACCTGCACACCATTCTACGACTACCGACGGGTATATTTTATGCGCAAGGCGTAAAAACCAACGTACTCTTCTTTACCAAAGGCACCAGCAAGAACCCACTTCAAGATGAAAATTGCACCAAAAAAGTCTGGGTATACGACTTACGTACCAACATGCCCAGCTTTAGCAAACGTAATCCATTTAGTGCTAAACATTTAGAAGCGTTTGAAAAGCGCTATGGCCGAAAAGCCGACGGCACCAGCAAACGTACAGAAGGTTGCTGGCATTGGCTGGATGAGGATATCGAACAAACACAGGAAAACAGCCGCTGGCGTTACTTTGATCGAGACTATATCCAAGAACAGAAAGGCGACACACTGGATATCAGCTGGATGAAAGACAGAGACAGTATTGATGCCGCCGACCTACAGAGGCTATGA
- a CDS encoding restriction endonuclease subunit S translates to MTEDWREEKELIWEYSCSKKLGSIMGGKTPSKSNQSYWKNGIIPWVSPKDMKVHEISISEDLITKLAVSEGGMKIILKNTVLMVTRSGILAHSFPIALTLKDITINQDIKAFIPNKAKISPKFTAILLRGLTPVILATCSKAGTTVASIETKLLENFEFALPSLVEQTEIVRRVEELFAFSDQIEQRVKDAQQRVNNLTQSILAKAFRGELTEQWRKENLDLISGENSAEALLAKIKTEREAQEKEKKAKRKTTRRKAVVA, encoded by the coding sequence TTGACAGAAGATTGGCGGGAAGAAAAAGAGCTTATTTGGGAATATTCTTGCTCAAAAAAACTTGGTTCTATTATGGGAGGAAAAACACCAAGTAAGTCAAACCAATCATATTGGAAAAATGGAATCATTCCCTGGGTATCACCAAAAGATATGAAAGTACATGAAATTTCTATATCTGAGGATTTAATTACCAAGTTGGCAGTATCAGAAGGTGGAATGAAGATTATCCTTAAAAATACTGTCCTGATGGTTACACGAAGTGGTATTTTGGCTCATTCTTTTCCTATTGCTCTTACACTTAAAGACATTACTATAAATCAAGATATTAAAGCTTTTATTCCAAATAAAGCCAAAATTTCACCTAAATTCACAGCGATTCTATTAAGAGGGTTAACTCCAGTCATCTTGGCAACTTGCTCTAAAGCTGGTACGACTGTAGCTAGTATAGAAACAAAGCTATTAGAAAATTTTGAATTTGCTTTACCTTCACTTGTAGAACAAACCGAAATCGTCCGTCGAGTCGAAGAGCTTTTCGCCTTCTCTGACCAAATCGAACAACGGGTTAAAGATGCGCAACAGCGGGTCAACAACCTCACCCAGTCCATTTTAGCTAAAGCCTTTCGTGGTGAATTAACGGAGCAATGGCGTAAGGAAAACCTGGACTTAATTAGTGGTGAAAATTCAGCCGAAGCGTTATTAGCCAAAATTAAAACCGAGCGGGAAGCTCAAGAAAAAGAGAAAAAAGCGAAACGGAAAACGACAAGAAGGAAAGCAGTCGTGGCTTAG
- a CDS encoding Fic family protein — MLTTWVWQQADWPQFTWDEAVVLPLLRQVQLKQGILLGKAGAFDVADDKTALDTLLQNIITSSAIEGESLNVQSVRSSLAKRLGVSVEGDNLNYPTSAQTEGLAELMMDAIQNVKQPLSLERLYQWHAWLFPEQEFTFHRVRVGQLRGDEPMQVVSGRIDRPKVHFEAPPRDRLEQQLMEFINWFNQSRNDTTVAPLLRAGVCHFWFVTLHPFDDGNGRLTRALTDLALAQADAQSIRLYAMSVAILDKRNSYYTILETCQRGNLNITPWLKWFLDTLEETLQAAMDKIDRTLNKTRFWHRFNDAALSKEQIKVLNRLLDGGEKGFEHGISASQYQKVAKVSKATATRHLADLVKKGCLVKLPGGGRSTRYQVSVSD, encoded by the coding sequence ATGCTTACAACTTGGGTTTGGCAGCAAGCAGATTGGCCTCAGTTTACTTGGGATGAAGCGGTTGTATTGCCATTACTCAGGCAAGTACAGTTGAAACAAGGTATTCTGCTTGGTAAAGCAGGGGCCTTTGATGTTGCAGATGATAAAACGGCGCTAGATACGTTGTTACAAAACATTATTACATCGTCGGCTATCGAAGGTGAAAGCTTAAATGTCCAGTCTGTGCGATCTTCTTTAGCTAAGCGCCTTGGTGTTAGTGTTGAAGGTGATAATCTTAACTATCCTACTTCAGCTCAAACTGAAGGTTTGGCTGAACTGATGATGGATGCTATTCAAAACGTTAAACAGCCTCTTAGTTTAGAGCGTTTGTATCAATGGCATGCATGGTTGTTTCCAGAGCAAGAGTTCACCTTTCATCGAGTGCGTGTTGGCCAACTGCGGGGTGATGAGCCTATGCAAGTTGTGTCAGGACGAATTGATCGGCCTAAAGTGCATTTTGAAGCACCACCCAGAGATAGGTTGGAACAACAGTTAATGGAGTTTATTAACTGGTTTAATCAAAGTCGTAACGATACAACTGTTGCCCCATTATTGAGGGCAGGTGTTTGCCATTTTTGGTTTGTTACACTTCACCCGTTTGATGATGGAAATGGCCGGTTGACCCGTGCGCTTACTGATTTGGCTTTAGCACAAGCTGATGCGCAAAGTATTCGGTTATATGCTATGTCAGTCGCAATATTGGATAAACGTAATAGCTACTACACAATATTGGAAACTTGTCAGAGAGGCAATTTAAATATTACACCTTGGCTGAAGTGGTTTCTTGACACACTAGAGGAAACACTGCAGGCAGCAATGGATAAAATTGATCGCACCCTAAACAAAACTCGCTTTTGGCACCGATTTAATGATGCAGCACTTTCTAAAGAGCAAATAAAAGTGCTTAACCGTTTGCTGGATGGTGGTGAAAAAGGTTTTGAGCATGGGATTAGTGCCTCTCAATACCAAAAAGTAGCTAAAGTCAGTAAAGCGACGGCGACCCGTCACTTGGCTGATTTAGTTAAAAAAGGCTGTTTAGTTAAACTCCCTGGTGGTGGCAGGAGTACACGTTATCAAGTGTCTGTTTCTGATTAA
- a CDS encoding DUF6880 family protein, producing MKKEQLIAQLKQLNAAELADFVISLLGEDRALDLRIESLALRSNPEGLTRQVKSQIQSIKRGRRFIEYGESFQLATRLAALIDDIEQIILPYSPKNAFELTDLLLFIHGSVMNRVDDSGGVVGGEFLRANVLWLKAAKAWGNESIDWLTKIYDLVAQEDYGVLDALLPNANALLNEQQLQQLAWRYENEIRQQLKKEGTGNTASRPTFELIKLSSKLHQVAEALADPELYEHATLLLSAMPNSLQIKSIVEQYVLFNQPQKALKWLDSPWQTDELTRLQLLNKVFELMNDKPKLREVREKIYQTTQTAEALNELIELLHEEEKQLVLAKAVDEAEQCQTLYIAVDKLLYLKQYEKAQNLILSRLDELARTFYSRLTDYVKVFEKQNCLLAVVACYRVLANDILDNARSKAYSHAARYMKKLIELDNQIKNYQSLETAEQYYQTLQELHGRKRSFWSKIND from the coding sequence ATGAAAAAGGAACAGCTGATAGCCCAGCTAAAACAGCTTAATGCAGCAGAGCTGGCAGATTTTGTCATCAGTTTACTTGGGGAAGACCGGGCATTAGACCTAAGAATAGAATCTCTAGCCTTACGCTCAAACCCTGAGGGGCTTACCCGACAAGTTAAGAGCCAGATCCAGTCAATTAAGCGTGGTCGTCGCTTTATTGAGTATGGAGAAAGTTTTCAGCTGGCTACTAGACTCGCAGCGCTTATAGATGATATTGAACAAATAATCCTTCCTTACAGCCCCAAAAATGCCTTTGAGCTAACTGATTTGTTGCTATTCATTCATGGCTCTGTCATGAACCGTGTTGATGACTCTGGTGGTGTGGTAGGCGGAGAGTTTCTGCGTGCTAATGTCTTATGGCTTAAAGCAGCTAAAGCCTGGGGCAATGAGAGTATCGATTGGCTAACTAAAATCTATGACTTAGTTGCTCAAGAAGACTATGGAGTGTTAGATGCTTTATTACCAAACGCTAACGCGCTATTAAATGAGCAACAGCTCCAACAGTTAGCCTGGCGTTATGAAAATGAAATACGTCAACAGCTAAAAAAAGAGGGTACAGGCAATACTGCTTCAAGGCCAACTTTTGAGCTAATCAAGCTCTCAAGCAAGCTACACCAGGTAGCAGAGGCTTTGGCCGACCCAGAGCTGTACGAGCACGCTACTTTATTACTCTCTGCTATGCCAAACTCTCTGCAAATTAAAAGCATTGTTGAACAGTATGTACTGTTCAATCAGCCCCAAAAAGCGCTTAAATGGCTTGATAGCCCATGGCAGACAGATGAGCTGACTCGCCTGCAGTTATTAAATAAAGTGTTTGAGTTAATGAACGATAAACCCAAACTGAGAGAAGTGAGGGAAAAAATTTATCAAACCACACAAACTGCTGAAGCACTTAATGAATTAATAGAGTTGTTACACGAAGAAGAAAAGCAGTTAGTTTTAGCTAAAGCGGTTGATGAAGCAGAACAATGTCAAACCCTTTATATTGCTGTGGATAAGTTACTTTATTTAAAGCAATATGAAAAGGCACAAAATCTTATTCTATCTCGGCTCGATGAACTGGCACGTACCTTCTATAGTCGTTTAACCGATTATGTAAAAGTATTTGAAAAACAAAATTGCTTATTAGCAGTAGTTGCCTGTTATCGTGTATTAGCCAATGATATTCTCGATAATGCACGCAGTAAGGCTTATAGCCATGCAGCTCGCTATATGAAAAAATTAATTGAACTAGATAACCAAATTAAAAATTATCAGTCGTTAGAAACGGCTGAACAATATTATCAAACCTTACAAGAATTGCATGGTAGAAAACGCAGCTTTTGGAGTAAGATAAACGACTAA
- a CDS encoding cupin domain-containing protein has product MKKILFPSKIQQLEPFTSRFDAFRLAAEGCDVLFAMYPAGTEIEPHDHDTDNYGIITRGKLYLTINGQEQEYGPGDWYHVKKHQMHSARFIEDTEEIEFWFEEN; this is encoded by the coding sequence ATGAAAAAAATCCTCTTTCCCTCAAAAATTCAACAGCTTGAACCATTTACCAGTCGATTTGATGCCTTCCGTCTTGCAGCTGAAGGGTGCGATGTACTATTTGCTATGTATCCCGCTGGTACAGAAATTGAGCCTCATGATCATGACACTGATAATTACGGCATTATCACCCGGGGCAAGCTATATCTGACTATTAATGGGCAAGAGCAAGAGTATGGGCCTGGTGATTGGTATCATGTCAAAAAACACCAAATGCACTCTGCAAGATTTATTGAAGATACAGAAGAAATTGAGTTTTGGTTTGAGGAAAACTAA
- a CDS encoding LysR family transcriptional regulator: MNWDELRFFLAVANLGTLSAAARALQVSQATVWRKIYSLEQMLNVRLFDASRSGYTMTAAGLQLIPLAEQMALTASEIKVAVQEGAELTGSVRLSAPEILATQLVTEIICPLNKAHPSLNVELFTASPLASLVARDTDIAILVNKSTQEHHVCLAEYTLPFALYGTSEYLAQKKQHHIIGLQDHLLIDFEESGEHLSPSGWYKKSAGMIRVFRSNSPNARLTAAKNNMGLALLPCCYVKKEKGLVKVINEKEIGELTVYLYLNKKRERLPYVVELRQRLKVNLRRLLLG, translated from the coding sequence ATGAATTGGGATGAGCTACGATTTTTTCTTGCTGTCGCTAATTTAGGTACTCTCAGCGCTGCAGCTCGTGCATTGCAGGTATCACAAGCGACGGTTTGGCGTAAAATATACAGCTTAGAACAGATGCTAAACGTGCGTTTGTTTGATGCTAGCCGGTCTGGCTATACTATGACAGCAGCAGGACTCCAGCTTATTCCTTTGGCGGAGCAGATGGCACTAACTGCCTCAGAAATTAAGGTTGCTGTTCAAGAAGGTGCTGAGTTGACAGGTTCTGTTCGCTTATCTGCCCCCGAGATTTTAGCTACTCAATTAGTGACAGAAATTATATGCCCGTTGAATAAAGCGCACCCTTCGCTTAACGTAGAGCTTTTTACGGCCAGTCCTCTCGCATCTTTGGTGGCACGTGATACAGACATAGCCATTTTGGTCAATAAAAGCACTCAAGAACATCATGTATGCCTTGCCGAATACACACTGCCATTCGCTCTCTATGGAACATCTGAGTATTTAGCACAAAAAAAACAGCATCATATTATTGGGCTGCAGGATCACCTTTTGATTGATTTTGAAGAAAGTGGTGAACACCTTTCCCCTTCAGGCTGGTATAAAAAGTCTGCTGGAATGATTCGGGTATTTCGTAGCAATAGCCCAAATGCACGCTTAACCGCAGCAAAAAATAATATGGGATTAGCTCTATTACCTTGTTGTTATGTAAAAAAAGAAAAAGGTTTAGTTAAAGTAATAAATGAAAAAGAGATAGGCGAATTAACAGTTTACCTTTATTTAAATAAGAAAAGGGAGCGCTTGCCCTATGTTGTTGAACTGAGGCAACGTTTAAAAGTCAACTTACGACGTTTGTTGTTGGGGTAG
- the soxR gene encoding redox-sensitive transcriptional activator SoxR, whose translation MEQATWSVGKVAKRCGVKVSTLHFYEEKGLIRSWRNAGNQRRYKPDVLRRISVIKAAQKMGISLASIKEAFATLPDSRTPTTEDWQLLSTSWRDDINARIAYLERLRDSLTGCIGCGCLSMKNCPIYNEDDKLAKEGSGPVILDRKQ comes from the coding sequence ATGGAACAAGCGACTTGGAGCGTTGGAAAAGTTGCCAAACGATGCGGGGTTAAGGTTAGTACGTTACATTTTTATGAAGAGAAAGGGTTAATCCGTAGCTGGCGCAATGCTGGAAATCAAAGGCGTTACAAGCCTGATGTTCTGCGTAGAATATCGGTGATAAAAGCAGCCCAAAAAATGGGAATTAGCTTGGCGTCTATAAAAGAAGCCTTTGCTACTTTGCCAGATAGCCGAACTCCAACAACCGAAGATTGGCAGTTACTATCAACCAGCTGGCGAGATGATATCAATGCACGCATTGCCTACCTTGAGCGACTTCGGGATTCGTTAACAGGTTGTATTGGCTGCGGATGTTTATCGATGAAAAACTGTCCAATTTACAATGAAGATGACAAATTGGCTAAGGAAGGTAGTGGGCCTGTGATATTGGATAGAAAGCAATAA
- a CDS encoding VOC family protein yields MYIEHVNLVVADIPEVLTFYQAAFPHWKVRTEGSSHWSGKPRNWIHFGDDYYYIAFSDHGEGKNRDLDGYQVGLAHFAYVTNNIEATIDRLKSAGFEIYKDGAEEPYRKNVYFLDPAGYEVEFVEYLSDIPEERNLTS; encoded by the coding sequence ATGTATATTGAACATGTAAACTTGGTTGTAGCTGACATCCCTGAAGTATTAACTTTTTATCAAGCAGCGTTTCCCCATTGGAAAGTTCGTACGGAGGGTAGCAGCCATTGGAGTGGCAAGCCTCGTAATTGGATACATTTTGGTGATGATTATTACTACATTGCATTTAGCGATCATGGTGAAGGGAAAAACAGGGACTTAGATGGATATCAAGTTGGTCTCGCTCATTTTGCTTATGTCACCAATAATATCGAGGCGACCATTGATCGTCTCAAAAGTGCCGGTTTTGAAATCTACAAAGATGGTGCAGAAGAGCCTTACCGCAAGAATGTGTATTTTCTCGATCCTGCAGGTTATGAAGTGGAGTTTGTTGAATATTTAAGTGATATTCCAGAAGAAAGAAACCTAACAAGTTAA
- a CDS encoding NADPH-dependent FMN reductase, whose amino-acid sequence MKVLAFAASNNKNSINQRLALYTAGLIENAEVETLDINDYEMPIFSAAREEQLGQPKEAITFFNKLAEADAIIISFAEHNGTFTAAFKNLYDWTSRINKAIFGNKPALFLATSPGPGGAKSVLVTAEKSASFMGADVKGSVSIPSFFENFDTESNCLINPVFKTKIKQAVDQLVDATISDQMSANAY is encoded by the coding sequence ATGAAAGTTTTAGCATTTGCTGCAAGTAATAATAAAAACTCGATTAACCAACGGCTGGCGTTGTATACAGCCGGACTGATTGAAAATGCTGAAGTAGAAACACTGGACATTAATGATTACGAAATGCCAATCTTCAGTGCTGCAAGAGAAGAGCAGTTGGGGCAACCCAAAGAGGCTATAACATTTTTCAACAAACTTGCTGAAGCGGATGCTATTATCATTTCATTTGCTGAACATAACGGTACCTTTACGGCTGCTTTCAAAAACCTGTACGACTGGACTTCTCGAATCAATAAAGCCATATTTGGTAATAAGCCTGCCCTTTTTCTTGCTACTTCACCGGGGCCTGGTGGGGCAAAAAGTGTTTTGGTTACAGCTGAAAAGTCAGCTTCATTTATGGGGGCTGATGTTAAAGGTAGTGTCTCTATTCCAAGTTTTTTTGAAAATTTTGATACTGAAAGTAATTGCCTTATTAATCCAGTATTTAAAACCAAAATAAAACAAGCTGTAGACCAGCTGGTTGATGCGACTAT